One stretch of Euphorbia lathyris chromosome 7, ddEupLath1.1, whole genome shotgun sequence DNA includes these proteins:
- the LOC136200971 gene encoding probable nicotianamine synthase 4, with protein MGCQEEVLVQKICNFYEQISSLKTLKPSKDVDTLFTNLVLTCIPTITIDVNNLSTEVQEMRSKLIKLCGEAEGYMEAYFSNILSSFQNPLNHLNLFPYYSNYLKLSHLEFTILTNHFPDYVPKKIAFVGSGPLPLTSIVLASNHLTSTTFHNFDVDPVANSMAIRLVSPDPDLSKRMLFRTTNVLDVGDELKEFDVVFLAALVGIDKEGKVKVIDHLAKFMAPGGVLMVRSAHGARSFIYPVVDTCDLKGFEVLSVFHPTDEVINSVIIARKLHSIDQQCANNLILPSKCSEIQGFNQLMVEEFITIEDQLS; from the coding sequence ATGGGTTGCCAAGAAGAAGTGTTGGTTCAGAAAATATGCAATTTCTATGAACAAATCTCAAGCCTAAAAACACTTAAACCATCCAAAGATGTCGACACACTCTTCACAAACCTTGTTCTGACTTGCATCCCAACAATCACGATCGATGTCAACAATCTCAGTACCGAAGTCCAAGAAATGAGGTCTAAACTCATTAAACTATGTGGAGAAGCTGAAGGTTACATGGAGGCTTATTTCTCAAACATTTTATCTTCCTTTCAAAACCCTCTTAACCATCTCAATCTATTCCCTTACTACTCTAACTATCTCAAACTTAGTCATCTTGAATTCACCATCCTCACTAACCATTTCCCTGATTATGTCCCTAAAAAGATTGCTTTTGTGGGTTCTGGACCTCTTCCCCTCACATCAATTGTGCTTGCTAGCAACCACCTTACCTCCACCACATTCCATAACTTTGACGTTGATCCGGTAGCCAATTCGATGGCTATTCGATTGGTTTCGCCTGATCCCGACTTGTCGAAACGGATGTTGTTCAGGACAACTAATGTTTTGGATGTTGGGGATGAGTTGAAAGAGTTTGATGTGGTTTTCTTAGCAGCTTTAGTTGGTATAGACAAGGAGGGTAAAGTTAAAGTTATTGATCATTTGGCTAAGTTTATGGCTCCTGGAGGTGTTTTAATGGTGAGAAGTGCTCATGGAGCTAGGAGTTTTATCTATCCTGTTGTTGATACTTGTGATCTCAAAGGATTTGAAGTTCTTTCTGTTTTTCATCCTACTGATGAGGTGATTAATTCTGTCATTATCGCCCGTAAACTTCATTCGATTGATCAGCAATGTGCTAATAATCTAATTCTGCCTAGCAAGTGTTCTGAGATTCAAGGTTTCAATCAACTTATGGTTGAGGAATTCATCACCATTGAGGATCAACTCTCTTAA